The Aneurinibacillus sp. REN35 genome has a window encoding:
- the avs1a gene encoding AVAST type 1 anti-phage system MBL fold metallo-hydrolase Avs1a: MKQIAVSMMPASYGDCFLVNCNNSSHTNILIDTGFVATYVNYLKPKLLKMKDAGELLDLMIITHIDADHISGALKLLEENGASIEAQIIKIKEIWHNSYRHLQQQDLGNKEIENSIDKNIIKGITKVGYPTETIIDKDFKRDIGARQGSSLAALINHGGYAWNSNFDYKSINVENKRLIDVGEEVKIRLLSPDEFKLNDLKEYWKKELKKMGFKSSLDEVKIFDDAFEFLMAHEKTLIPRDFQRNISSSKKEIEDLIEEEFIEDNSVTNGSSISFVLEVKNKKILFLADSHPSIITRELKKIYGNNLTWFDAIKISHHGSKGNTSPELLEIIDSNNFFISTNGMKFNHPDIVTLSRVISRKTECTRNIIFNYENPVLNYLNQNALEEKYNYKVKIIREGEEYLI, translated from the coding sequence TTGAAACAAATAGCCGTTTCGATGATGCCAGCATCATATGGAGACTGTTTTTTAGTTAATTGTAATAATTCATCGCATACAAACATCTTAATAGACACAGGCTTCGTTGCAACATATGTAAATTATTTAAAGCCAAAGTTACTAAAAATGAAAGATGCTGGTGAGCTATTAGATTTAATGATTATTACTCACATTGATGCAGATCATATTTCAGGTGCATTAAAACTTTTAGAGGAAAATGGAGCTTCAATTGAAGCTCAAATTATAAAAATCAAAGAGATCTGGCATAATAGTTATCGACATTTGCAACAACAAGATTTAGGTAATAAAGAGATAGAAAATAGTATTGATAAAAATATTATTAAAGGAATTACAAAAGTCGGGTATCCCACAGAAACTATTATTGATAAAGATTTTAAGAGAGATATAGGAGCAAGACAAGGTTCATCTTTAGCAGCTTTAATAAATCATGGCGGATATGCATGGAACAGCAATTTTGATTACAAATCTATTAATGTTGAAAATAAAAGATTAATTGATGTTGGAGAAGAAGTAAAAATAAGACTTTTATCTCCTGATGAATTCAAACTGAACGATCTGAAAGAATATTGGAAAAAAGAATTAAAAAAAATGGGATTTAAAAGCAGTCTTGATGAGGTAAAAATATTTGACGATGCATTTGAGTTTTTAATGGCGCATGAAAAAACATTAATACCAAGAGATTTTCAAAGAAATATTTCTTCTTCAAAAAAAGAAATAGAAGATTTAATTGAAGAAGAATTTATTGAGGACAATAGTGTAACTAATGGAAGTTCAATATCATTTGTTTTGGAAGTGAAAAATAAAAAAATTTTATTTCTTGCAGATTCTCACCCAAGTATAATTACTCGAGAGTTAAAAAAGATATACGGTAATAATTTAACATGGTTTGATGCAATAAAAATTTCTCATCATGGGTCTAAAGGGAACACAAGTCCCGAGTTATTAGAAATTATTGATTCAAATAACTTCTTTATATCTACTAACGGTATGAAATTTAATCATCCAGATATTGTAACTTTAAGTAGGGTTATTAGTAGAAAAACAGAGTGTACAAGAAATATTATTTTTAATTATGAGAATCCTGTTTTGAATTATTTAAATCAAAACGCCCTTGAAGAAAAATATAACTATAAGGTAAAAATTATTAGAGAGGGAGAAGAATATCTAATTTAG
- a CDS encoding TnsD family Tn7-like transposition protein: MIPFFTEPYPDELIYSAIARYHFYSGNIDSRDTLEELFKSRSVIPSIEIGSHFSILAQQLGQNYSVENILAKHTIYPYYAPFLSRERQLDILEDVQGNGQKLYARLGMVAGGICRKNGLYYCRKCMNEDIKRYGEPYIHREHQLQGIDYCAHHELKLKKYPIDFSIRSRSEYIRFDKKFMDLSESQEDESNEFIAIQVELAKLAYQFLQLPINQLTKKKICHKYRILLQECNLMISFKKVKQNELYQAFLLNFPKGFLEKYDSVIDVTNHDDWLKVITRNSNILVHPFRHLLMIYFLKQDVNAFMQNEVANDQFENGSKESIKADNEPNTDRIERYRSELIEWTRQFPNHSRTQLLEKFGKRYRYLMENDKDWFNANMPAKRRKVQPKQIVDWDSRDREYYKKVKLLYEELLKLEKPVRITRSLIGKRLNILTTIEKRITKLPRTNNLLNEIIESVQEFQIRRCYKAIDQMLEGAEPVRFWKLREKSAIRFRDIDKIRPQLEIYLQMKQEMNRGY; this comes from the coding sequence TTGATACCATTCTTCACAGAACCGTATCCTGATGAATTGATATATTCGGCAATTGCACGTTATCACTTTTATAGCGGAAACATCGATTCTAGAGACACATTAGAGGAATTATTTAAAAGTCGCTCTGTAATTCCAAGTATAGAGATAGGGAGTCACTTTTCTATATTAGCTCAGCAACTAGGCCAAAATTATTCAGTCGAAAATATATTGGCTAAGCATACAATATATCCTTATTATGCCCCTTTTCTTTCTAGGGAGCGTCAGCTAGATATTCTAGAAGATGTTCAAGGGAACGGGCAAAAGCTTTATGCGAGGCTTGGAATGGTTGCAGGAGGAATTTGTAGAAAGAATGGGCTTTATTACTGTCGAAAGTGTATGAATGAAGATATTAAAAGATATGGGGAACCTTATATTCACCGCGAGCATCAATTACAAGGAATTGATTATTGTGCTCATCACGAACTAAAGTTGAAGAAATATCCTATCGATTTTTCAATAAGAAGTCGGTCTGAATATATACGATTTGATAAAAAATTCATGGATTTATCTGAGTCACAAGAAGACGAATCAAATGAATTTATAGCAATTCAAGTTGAATTAGCAAAACTGGCTTATCAGTTTCTACAGCTCCCGATCAATCAGCTCACAAAGAAGAAAATTTGTCATAAATATCGAATCCTTCTTCAAGAATGTAACTTGATGATAAGCTTCAAAAAAGTGAAGCAAAATGAGCTTTACCAAGCTTTTTTACTCAACTTTCCTAAAGGCTTTTTAGAGAAGTATGACTCTGTTATTGACGTGACTAATCATGATGACTGGCTGAAAGTAATTACACGTAATTCAAACATTCTTGTACATCCATTTCGACATTTACTTATGATTTATTTCTTAAAACAAGATGTGAATGCTTTTATGCAAAATGAAGTTGCTAATGACCAGTTTGAAAATGGCTCAAAGGAATCAATAAAAGCAGACAATGAACCTAATACAGATCGTATTGAAAGGTATCGTTCGGAGCTCATAGAATGGACGAGACAATTTCCTAATCATAGTAGAACACAACTGCTAGAGAAGTTCGGGAAAAGATATAGATATTTAATGGAAAACGATAAAGATTGGTTTAACGCTAATATGCCAGCTAAACGTAGGAAAGTACAACCGAAACAAATAGTTGATTGGGATTCAAGAGACCGAGAGTATTACAAGAAAGTAAAACTTCTTTATGAGGAATTATTAAAACTTGAAAAGCCAGTAAGAATTACACGTTCATTAATCGGGAAACGATTAAATATTCTTACTACTATAGAAAAACGTATAACAAAGTTACCTCGTACTAATAATTTGCTAAATGAAATTATTGAATCTGTCCAGGAATTTCAAATTCGCCGTTGTTATAAGGCTATTGATCAAATGTTAGAAGGGGCTGAGCCAGTCCGTTTTTGGAAATTGAGGGAAAAATCTGCTATAAGGTTCCGTGATATTGATAAAATAAGGCCACAATTAGAGATATACTTACAGATGAAGCAGGAAATGAATAGAGGTTATTAA
- a CDS encoding TnsD family transposase: MLPFFPEPYPDELIYSTIARYHLYSGNLDCKDTLEEVFGSRTVIPSMEIGSHLSTLVQQMGPHFSVETLLSKHTIYPFYAPFLSSEKQQHILRDVQGNGRGLYARLGMLAGSICRKDGLYYCPQCAINDMEQYGESYIHREHQLQGIDVCPHHHLLLKKYPVDFFDYSRMSFIRFEAKQMDLSMSQSKDTPFYALQIKLSQMSYKLLQVSMNQFSYKRISKKYKWLLREKGLVTVSNRVRQQDLYQAIMSKFPVSFLEKYESVIDLNDEYNWLKVLTRNNKRSVHPFRHLLFLCFLEKTVDEFFKDVSEDNRPFGSGPWPCLNKAADHYKEHIIEKVTVTRDFKSKSPIGTFSCSCGFIYSRKGPDTAFNDIYRIGRTKVFGQVWQAKLQQLRADKTHSVREIARILGVDSKTVKRFLKMDITVSNPSISINQSSPLEIYRRQLLQGLKDHPNYTRTQIRERFPKEYAYLYRNDKEWLFGNLPAKQTKVIPKGHIDWELRDKEYLSEIKLLYRRLINLEYPIRITISLIGKHLGILANLEKHIDKLPKTKKYLGEITESVQEFQIRRCSKIIDQLLQEEEQVQLWKVQRIGAVRSNHFQEIKPILERYIRLKQKMDN, encoded by the coding sequence ATGTTGCCTTTTTTCCCGGAACCATATCCTGATGAATTAATTTATTCAACCATAGCTCGTTACCATTTATACAGTGGAAATTTAGACTGTAAGGATACGTTAGAGGAGGTATTTGGAAGTCGTACCGTTATACCTAGCATGGAAATTGGTAGTCATTTAAGTACTCTTGTACAGCAAATGGGGCCACATTTTTCAGTAGAAACACTCCTATCAAAACATACAATTTACCCTTTCTATGCGCCGTTTTTATCATCTGAGAAACAGCAACATATCTTACGAGATGTTCAGGGGAATGGGAGAGGACTATATGCACGACTGGGGATGCTCGCAGGGAGCATCTGCAGAAAAGATGGTCTTTATTACTGCCCTCAGTGTGCCATTAATGATATGGAGCAATATGGTGAATCATACATTCACAGGGAGCATCAGTTACAAGGAATTGACGTCTGTCCACACCATCATCTGTTATTAAAAAAATATCCTGTTGATTTTTTTGATTATAGTAGAATGTCCTTTATCCGTTTTGAAGCCAAACAAATGGATTTATCTATGTCCCAGAGTAAAGATACCCCGTTTTATGCGCTTCAAATCAAATTGTCCCAAATGTCCTATAAGCTTTTACAAGTGAGTATGAACCAGTTTTCATACAAAAGAATTTCAAAAAAATATAAGTGGCTTTTGAGAGAGAAAGGTTTAGTCACGGTTTCAAATCGAGTAAGGCAACAAGATCTGTATCAAGCGATTATGAGCAAGTTTCCTGTTAGTTTTTTAGAGAAATATGAGTCTGTTATTGATTTGAATGATGAATACAACTGGCTAAAAGTATTAACAAGAAACAACAAACGTAGTGTACATCCGTTTCGTCACCTGCTATTTTTGTGTTTTTTAGAAAAGACTGTTGATGAATTTTTTAAAGATGTTAGTGAGGACAATAGACCTTTTGGGAGTGGACCGTGGCCGTGCCTTAATAAAGCTGCCGACCACTACAAAGAACATATTATTGAAAAAGTTACAGTAACGAGAGATTTTAAATCAAAGTCACCGATTGGCACATTCTCATGTTCATGTGGCTTTATCTACTCTAGAAAGGGACCAGATACCGCTTTTAATGATATATACCGTATTGGACGAACCAAAGTATTCGGGCAAGTCTGGCAGGCTAAGTTACAGCAATTACGAGCTGATAAAACACACAGCGTGAGAGAAATAGCAAGAATACTTGGCGTCGATTCAAAAACCGTTAAAAGGTTTTTGAAAATGGACATTACAGTATCAAATCCTTCTATAAGCATTAATCAGTCTTCACCACTAGAGATTTATCGTCGGCAATTATTACAAGGTTTAAAAGATCACCCTAACTATACAAGAACCCAAATTCGAGAGCGGTTTCCGAAAGAATATGCCTACCTCTATCGTAACGATAAAGAGTGGCTTTTTGGAAATTTGCCTGCAAAGCAAACAAAAGTAATACCGAAAGGCCACATAGATTGGGAATTGCGAGATAAAGAATATCTCTCAGAAATAAAACTACTCTACAGACGGTTAATTAATTTAGAATATCCAATTCGAATCACAATTTCCCTTATTGGAAAGCATCTGGGTATATTAGCCAACTTAGAAAAGCACATAGATAAGCTGCCAAAAACAAAAAAATATCTAGGGGAAATCACTGAATCCGTGCAGGAATTTCAGATTCGACGTTGCTCTAAAATTATTGACCAGCTTTTACAGGAAGAAGAGCAGGTGCAGCTTTGGAAAGTGCAGCGCATTGGCGCTGTAAGGTCGAATCACTTTCAAGAAATTAAGCCTATTTTAGAAAGGTACATACGTTTAAAACAGAAGATGGATAACTAG
- a CDS encoding ATP-binding protein encodes MRGLRKSEDIVVLKGEFERAQYKQQALPEYEQHPFIEALPPIFTEDDVLERFMVAPRITSKDREQENNIRYHILKRIKTFIQPLPIHFRVERKLATLIRGGYLARNPLDKTYFERIRILNEIMMEEEISVQDIDERLSYIRSTADSLLIMGISGIGKTTAIERLLVMYPQVIKHVEYKGHPFNRTQIVWLKIDCPYDGSLSTLCKSFFKAIDDLLGTRYLEKFGYLSKVTSTMLLHMTSLASLYGIGVLVIDEIQHLLHAKDEQEEMLNFFVTLSNTVGIPTVLIGTTKAEKLFVNFRQSRRAASEGAIFWDRMREESEEWQFFLETLWEINCLKRRSELTEDIKKVFYEECQGITAVAVNLFILAQERALFDENNPNEVLTPQTIKQTARTDMKMVQPMLKAIRANDWRKMAQYEDLMFNLDEIMLSHKRNTELAGKIQEAFKERKKTIEFKRQDTIESLVVELLSLGIFENLKQADMKKLIQKIVENQPLETDYNVLKTDAIQEALALNEQRKEQEHKQKTKNTDVLPLLTLRKKALDQKEHVYELLKANGYIKNPIEEFY; translated from the coding sequence ATGAGGGGTTTGAGAAAGAGTGAAGATATTGTTGTTTTAAAAGGCGAATTTGAGAGAGCACAATACAAACAACAGGCTTTACCGGAGTATGAGCAACATCCTTTTATTGAAGCTTTACCTCCAATTTTTACAGAAGATGATGTACTAGAACGCTTTATGGTAGCTCCACGCATAACAAGTAAAGATAGGGAACAGGAAAATAATATTCGTTATCACATTTTAAAAAGAATAAAAACTTTTATACAGCCTTTACCAATTCATTTTAGGGTGGAGCGTAAATTAGCTACTCTAATTCGTGGGGGATACCTAGCTAGAAATCCCTTGGACAAAACGTATTTTGAGCGAATTCGTATTCTCAATGAAATAATGATGGAAGAAGAGATATCCGTACAAGATATAGATGAGCGGTTAAGTTATATTCGTTCAACTGCTGATAGTTTATTAATAATGGGCATTTCAGGAATTGGGAAAACAACAGCTATTGAGCGATTATTAGTTATGTATCCGCAAGTGATTAAACATGTCGAATATAAGGGACATCCATTTAACCGTACCCAAATTGTATGGCTAAAAATTGATTGTCCATATGATGGGAGTCTATCGACATTATGTAAAAGTTTTTTTAAAGCAATTGATGACTTATTAGGTACTCGTTATCTTGAGAAGTTTGGTTATTTAAGCAAAGTTACATCAACAATGTTACTGCATATGACCTCATTAGCAAGTCTATATGGAATTGGCGTGCTAGTTATTGATGAAATACAACATTTGTTGCACGCAAAGGATGAACAAGAGGAAATGCTTAACTTTTTTGTTACATTATCAAATACAGTGGGCATTCCAACAGTCCTAATTGGTACAACGAAAGCAGAAAAATTATTTGTAAACTTTCGGCAATCAAGACGGGCTGCAAGTGAGGGAGCTATTTTTTGGGACCGTATGAGGGAAGAGAGTGAGGAGTGGCAGTTCTTTTTAGAAACATTGTGGGAAATCAATTGTTTAAAACGACGCTCTGAATTGACCGAAGACATTAAGAAAGTATTTTATGAAGAATGTCAGGGAATAACAGCCGTTGCGGTTAATTTATTTATTCTAGCGCAGGAACGAGCCTTATTTGATGAAAATAACCCAAATGAGGTTTTAACTCCTCAGACAATAAAACAAACGGCAAGAACTGATATGAAGATGGTTCAGCCAATGTTGAAAGCTATTCGAGCGAATGATTGGCGTAAGATGGCCCAGTACGAGGACCTTATGTTTAACCTTGATGAAATCATGTTAAGTCATAAGCGTAATACAGAACTAGCAGGCAAGATTCAGGAAGCATTTAAAGAACGGAAAAAGACAATTGAATTTAAAAGACAAGATACGATTGAAAGCTTGGTTGTCGAGTTGCTTTCTCTTGGCATTTTTGAAAATCTAAAACAAGCTGATATGAAAAAGCTCATTCAGAAGATAGTAGAGAATCAGCCGTTAGAAACTGATTACAATGTTTTAAAGACAGATGCTATACAAGAGGCACTTGCGTTAAATGAACAGAGAAAAGAACAGGAGCATAAACAAAAAACGAAAAATACAGATGTTTTACCATTATTGACTCTTAGAAAAAAAGCTTTAGATCAAAAGGAACACGTGTATGAACTGTTAAAAGCAAATGGGTATATTAAAAATCCTATAGAAGAATTTTATTAA
- a CDS encoding Mu transposase C-terminal domain-containing protein, with the protein MIFYNQVYQYTIKDKENRIRIIDTNELFIYYVDLHGDTVMPKRINSATIEAEVQGEVLIPISDPYLKSYTDKDLSVKQIEKRERDWQIVSAYWDVYKEDLLEKKTRGNVFMRIAAETSLSELKVKRIFTRFWQRGLNKNALLPDYMYSGGKGKEKSLSSKKAGRPRELNLTNDIEQGINITEVVKKQFAYVINKYYRQKNQPTLRDAYNYLLREFYSDPYKENGVLKFKVWGSSRTPTYYQFYYWFKKYENPQLDILLRESSKEYDLKHRPLFNNSTNETDGPGTRFQVDATIADVYLVSSFDRNLIIGRPVIYAVIDVYSRMIAGIYVGLEGPSWVGAMMALDNMVTDKVEFCKRYDIHIDAFQWPVKHLPATIIADRGEFEGYSVENLINNLNVKIENTPPYRGDLKGIVERQFRTINGTIKRKTPGAIQKEYRERGDRDYRLDATLNLEEVTKIIIHLILHHNQKIIEKYPLEKGMISSSLTATPINLWNWGIANKKGRLRIISDRNILRLNLLPKGDAKITRSGIRFKNLSYSSDKALNEQWYIKYKNTSIEILYDPRDMNHIYIPHTDGRGYDSCYLLPTSEQ; encoded by the coding sequence ATGATTTTTTATAATCAAGTGTACCAATATACAATTAAGGACAAAGAGAATCGGATCCGAATTATTGATACAAACGAACTGTTCATTTACTATGTTGATTTACATGGTGATACAGTTATGCCCAAGAGAATTAATTCTGCAACAATTGAAGCTGAGGTTCAAGGTGAAGTGTTAATACCTATTTCTGATCCATATTTAAAAAGTTATACAGACAAAGACTTATCGGTTAAACAAATTGAGAAGAGAGAAAGAGACTGGCAGATTGTTTCGGCCTACTGGGATGTTTACAAAGAAGATTTATTAGAGAAAAAGACTAGAGGAAATGTGTTCATGCGAATAGCAGCTGAAACAAGTTTAAGCGAGCTAAAAGTTAAACGCATCTTTACTCGTTTCTGGCAGCGAGGACTTAATAAAAATGCTTTGCTTCCTGACTACATGTATTCTGGTGGGAAAGGAAAAGAAAAGTCTCTTTCTAGTAAAAAAGCAGGAAGACCACGTGAACTTAATTTGACTAATGATATAGAGCAAGGTATTAACATCACTGAAGTAGTAAAGAAACAATTCGCATATGTTATCAACAAGTATTACCGACAGAAAAATCAGCCGACGTTAAGAGATGCGTACAATTATTTATTAAGGGAGTTTTACTCAGACCCATATAAAGAAAATGGCGTATTGAAGTTTAAGGTGTGGGGTTCCTCTAGAACTCCAACATATTATCAATTTTATTATTGGTTCAAGAAGTATGAAAATCCACAGCTCGATATTTTGCTTAGAGAAAGTTCAAAGGAATACGACTTAAAGCACCGTCCTCTTTTCAACAACTCAACGAATGAAACAGATGGACCAGGAACTCGCTTTCAAGTTGATGCTACTATTGCAGATGTTTACTTGGTAAGTTCATTTGACCGTAACTTGATTATTGGCCGACCGGTTATTTACGCAGTAATTGACGTATATTCACGTATGATTGCAGGTATTTACGTAGGACTAGAAGGGCCCTCTTGGGTTGGTGCCATGATGGCATTAGATAATATGGTCACTGATAAAGTAGAATTCTGTAAAAGGTACGACATTCATATTGATGCTTTTCAATGGCCAGTAAAGCATTTGCCTGCAACAATTATCGCGGATAGAGGGGAATTTGAGGGCTATTCAGTTGAGAATTTAATTAATAATTTAAATGTTAAAATTGAAAATACTCCTCCATATCGAGGAGATTTGAAAGGAATTGTTGAGCGCCAATTTCGTACAATAAATGGGACGATAAAGAGAAAAACGCCTGGTGCTATTCAAAAAGAGTACCGGGAACGTGGAGACCGTGATTATCGTCTGGATGCTACATTAAACTTAGAGGAAGTTACAAAAATAATTATTCATCTTATATTGCATCATAACCAAAAAATTATTGAAAAGTATCCTCTAGAAAAGGGTATGATTTCCAGTTCTTTAACAGCTACGCCAATTAACCTTTGGAACTGGGGAATTGCAAATAAAAAAGGGCGACTACGCATAATTTCAGACCGAAACATCCTGAGATTAAATTTACTACCAAAAGGTGATGCAAAAATTACGAGATCTGGAATTCGGTTTAAAAATTTATCTTATAGTTCAGATAAAGCACTTAATGAACAATGGTATATAAAGTATAAAAACACAAGCATTGAGATTCTTTATGATCCGCGAGATATGAACCATATTTACATTCCTCATACTGACGGAAGAGGTTATGATTCATGTTACCTGTTACCTACGAGTGAACAATAG
- a CDS encoding TnsA endonuclease N-terminal domain-containing protein, translating to MYFYFALHRGQGIGVEYLPWIKIQDVPSKGRPTRLKGIKIPRQFEFLSDLERNYFYLLEYSELIVDIREQYPLLPLEETLLIAEELGIKHPQNPQTKEPIVMTTDFLVTVSENSKRKEYARTVKSKEELMDERVLEKFEIEGVFWERKGVDWGIVTEEEIHKTMALNIDSIWEYKELHDLEGFDLITSEQFDDLIINYISRMLAEDLPVRALSHEFERDFDLSPGTGISIFRYLVINRIIEVNLLEKLDMNQIIPIKAIRKDFSKKVKTI from the coding sequence ATGTACTTTTATTTTGCATTACACAGAGGACAAGGCATTGGGGTTGAATACCTACCTTGGATCAAAATCCAAGATGTTCCTTCTAAAGGCAGACCAACTCGACTCAAGGGAATTAAAATACCCAGACAGTTTGAATTCCTTTCAGACTTGGAACGTAATTACTTTTATTTATTGGAATATTCAGAACTTATTGTCGATATACGTGAACAGTATCCGCTTCTTCCTCTTGAAGAAACGCTATTGATTGCAGAAGAGTTAGGGATAAAGCATCCGCAAAACCCACAAACGAAAGAACCTATTGTCATGACTACAGATTTTCTAGTGACGGTTTCCGAAAACAGTAAGCGTAAAGAATATGCTCGCACAGTCAAGAGTAAAGAAGAACTAATGGACGAGCGTGTGTTAGAAAAATTCGAAATTGAAGGAGTGTTTTGGGAACGTAAGGGTGTTGATTGGGGTATTGTAACGGAAGAAGAAATTCACAAGACAATGGCTCTGAATATAGATAGTATCTGGGAATATAAAGAACTTCATGATTTAGAAGGATTTGACCTTATTACATCAGAGCAGTTTGATGATCTGATAATAAATTATATAAGTCGAATGCTCGCAGAAGATTTACCAGTACGTGCATTATCACATGAATTTGAGCGTGATTTTGATTTATCTCCGGGTACTGGTATTAGTATATTTAGGTATCTTGTTATTAATAGAATCATTGAAGTAAACCTTTTAGAAAAGTTGGATATGAACCAAATTATCCCCATTAAAGCTATTCGTAAGGACTTTTCAAAGAAGGTGAAGACAATATGA
- the istA gene encoding IS21 family transposase yields MSDIQSIKHLRNTKELSISKIAETFKINWRTAKKYADEEQRPQEKMIIRRGMMYEEKWGEIVSDWLFEDSKLRRKQRRTSKAIFLALKEIGFPGSYRTVCMFIAEWRSRRLSQEEYQSYERLEHPPGEAQLDFGLMEVVKDHQYVDVKVLVLSFPFSNAAFATALPAENTECFLHGLTQLFIQAEGVPTTLRIDNLPAAVTKPKRGGEKAELTDAFLRFQAACGFEVQTCNPYSGNEKGHVENKVGYIRYNFFSVPPVMASYQSMSERLTQQLQKDRDRPHYRKGTTIEALWGEEKPHLLALPEEDYPIFTYDTAQVNKYREIKLDQEWFRIPKGMKHKLVQVRKEWDRFTAYSPFGEELYHSPRAYMNKGKPIPWKDILHDWRIKPGSVLYSRHYKHLPVRVQAYFNVENIAKRKQRVEEILQLLSRYSMADIEERFYEITLLSHEQTEQNFDVDWQAYDALTPQRGTEAKG; encoded by the coding sequence ATGTCCGATATTCAGTCTATCAAACATTTACGTAATACAAAAGAGTTATCAATCTCAAAAATAGCAGAGACTTTTAAAATCAATTGGCGTACGGCGAAAAAGTATGCAGATGAAGAACAACGGCCACAGGAGAAGATGATCATACGCCGTGGCATGATGTATGAGGAGAAGTGGGGAGAGATTGTATCCGATTGGCTGTTTGAGGACAGCAAGCTTCGCCGTAAACAGCGACGTACCTCCAAAGCTATTTTCCTGGCTCTCAAGGAGATCGGATTTCCCGGTTCATACCGTACGGTATGTATGTTTATAGCGGAGTGGAGGTCCCGGCGGCTTTCTCAAGAAGAATATCAATCTTATGAAAGATTGGAACATCCTCCAGGAGAAGCGCAATTAGATTTTGGACTAATGGAAGTGGTAAAGGATCATCAATATGTGGATGTAAAAGTACTCGTACTATCTTTCCCTTTTAGCAACGCAGCTTTCGCTACGGCTTTGCCTGCTGAGAACACAGAGTGCTTCTTACATGGGCTTACACAGTTATTTATACAGGCTGAGGGTGTACCTACAACCTTACGGATTGATAACCTACCAGCTGCTGTCACTAAGCCAAAGCGAGGAGGAGAAAAAGCCGAACTAACCGATGCTTTCCTTCGTTTTCAAGCAGCCTGTGGCTTTGAAGTACAGACGTGTAATCCATACAGCGGAAACGAAAAAGGCCATGTAGAAAATAAAGTCGGGTATATTCGATATAACTTTTTCTCTGTTCCTCCCGTGATGGCGAGCTATCAATCCATGAGTGAGAGGTTAACACAGCAGCTACAAAAAGACAGGGATCGTCCACATTACCGAAAAGGAACGACCATTGAAGCGTTATGGGGAGAAGAAAAACCGCATCTTCTTGCACTTCCGGAAGAAGATTATCCGATCTTCACTTATGATACTGCACAGGTGAACAAATATCGGGAAATCAAATTGGATCAGGAGTGGTTTCGGATTCCGAAAGGAATGAAGCACAAACTTGTCCAGGTCCGTAAAGAGTGGGATCGGTTTACTGCCTATTCTCCTTTTGGAGAAGAACTTTACCATTCACCCCGGGCTTATATGAACAAAGGAAAACCAATCCCCTGGAAAGATATTCTGCATGACTGGAGAATAAAACCGGGCTCTGTTCTTTATTCCCGGCACTATAAGCACCTTCCGGTGCGTGTGCAAGCTTATTTTAATGTAGAGAACATAGCAAAACGTAAGCAACGAGTAGAAGAAATTCTGCAGCTTCTCTCTCGCTACTCCATGGCAGATATTGAAGAACGATTTTATGAAATCACTCTTCTTTCTCATGAACAAACAGAACAAAACTTTGATGTGGACTGGCAGGCATATGACGCGTTAACTCCGCAGCGAGGAACGGAGGCAAAAGGATGA